In Micromonospora ferruginea, the sequence CCTCGGGCAGCGGCTACGGCAACGGCCCGTCCTCCGGCGCCGGCTACGGCAGCCCGGACTACGCGGCCGGAGCAGCGGGCGCGGCCGGTGCCGCCGGGGCGCCCGGCTACCCGCCGGCGCAGGGCGGTGGCTACGGCAACGAGCGCTTCGACGAGCCCACCGGCCGCTACACCGGTGACAGCACCCAGTACGCGCCGGCGGCCGACCCGTACCCGACCAGCACCTACCAGCCCGAGCAGGGGCAGGGTTACGACCAGTCCGCCTCCGGGCAGTACGGGCGGGGCGCGGAGCAGGGCGCCGGTTACGGCTACGGCGCCGCGTCCGGCGGGTACGACAACGCCGCCGGTGGCTACGACGGCGGCCGGCAGCAGGGCGGCTACAGCGACGCGCCGACCGGCGGCTACGACGCCAACGCGACGGGTGGGTACGACGCCACCCGGGGTGCGGCCTACGGCGACGCCCCGGCCGGCGGCTACGGCGACGCCCCCGGCTACGGCGGCAACCGGCCCGGCGGTGGTTACGACAACGCCCCGGCGGGCGGCTACGACGCCAACCCGACCGGCGGCTACGACGGCACCCGGCAGCAGGGCGGCTACGGCGACGCGCCCGCCGGCGGCTACGACGCCAACCCGGCGGGCGGCTACGACGGCCGGCAGCAGGGCGGTTACGACGGCGGCCAGGGCGGCTACGGCCAGCAGGGCGGCTACGACGGCGGCCAGCAGGGCGGCTACGACCAGCGCGGCGGCTACGGTGACGGCTACGGCCAGTCGCCGCAGGGCGGCTACGGCGAGCAGGGCGGCTACGGCCAGGAGCCGCCGCAGCAGCGCGGCGGTGGCTACGACAACCAGGGCGGCTACCACAACGACCCGGCGCAGGCCGCCGGTCGGGCCCGTCCGGACGGCCAGCCCGACCGGAGCGGCCGGCGCCTCGACTGGCTGGACGACTGAGGTTCATCTCTGAGACGGTGGCCGCCCGCAGGACGCGGGCGGCCACCGTCGTCAGGTGACCAGGTCGGCGGAAGCGGGCTGCCTGACCAGGACCATGAACCTCGGTGCGTCTTCCCAGGCCGGGGTCAGAGTGCCGTGCGAAGCGAGCAAGGCGGGGCCGGGCGCTCAGCGTGGATCTTGGAGTTGTGGTGCCAGCACATGTCGGCTTTGTGCCGCTATCGGAGGTGCCACAAGTCCAAGATCGACGCTGAGGCTGGTGGCCGGACCTCAGGCGGCGGTGAAGTAGCCCTGGCGGAGGACGGGGACGACGTCGGAGGTGCCTACCTCGACGGCGATCGCGACGTCGTCGGCGAAGCCGCCCTCGGTCAGTTCCCGGCCGGAGACGCAGCCCCGGACCGCCGCCGGCACGTCCGGCGTGCTGGCCAGCGCGGCCAACGCCATCGCCGACTCCACCGAGAGCCCACCGGGCACCCCGGCCAGCGCGTCCAGCACGCAGGCCGCCCCGAGCTGGTCCTCGACGCAGGGGCGCAGCGACCCGTCGGGCCAACGCTCCCCGGCGGCCACCACACCCACCGGGGCGTCGGTCGTGCCGTACCCCTGGTGGCGGAGCCATCGCCCGACGGCGCGCGCGTTGCGCAGGCACGCCGCGACCACCGGGATGCCGGTGGCGCTCGCCGCGGCGCTGATCGCGGAGCCATTGGGCGACGGCAGCACCAGGTCGGCGACCACCGGCGCGGTCCGCAGCGCCGCCGGGGAGAGCGACCACGGATGCTCCGGGGTCGTCTGCCGGCGGCCGACGGCGGCGACGGCGCCCACCCGGCGGGCGTACTCGGCGGCCTGCTCACCCCACGGGAACGGGTGCACCCGTGAGCCCCGGCTGACCGCGACCTCCACGGCGGTGGTGAACGACAACACGTCCACCACCACGAGGGCGGCGCAGACCCGGCCGAGTTCCGCCGCCCCGGTCAGCCCCCAGTCGAAGCGGGCGCCGGCGCCGGGTTGGGCGAAGACGGCCAAGGCCAGAGCCTCAGCGCTGATCCGGTGCGGGGCGCTGGTCGGGCTCACCGGAAGCCGTCCGGGTGTCGTCCGGGGCGGTCGCCGCCTCGGCCGGGTCGCTCGGGCTCTCGGTGGGGGTCACCTCGGCCCGCGCCGGGGCCGGTCCGGCCGGCGTGCTCGCCGACCCGCCCGAAGCCGGGCCGGTGGGCTCGGCCTCGGCCCCGGCCGCGCCCCGAGCCGCATCCGTGCGCCCGGTCGCCCGGGTCGGCTCGGCGGACCCGTCCTCGGTCGTCGCGGCGGAGCGGGCCGGAGCGGGCTCGGCGTCGGGCCGCACCCGGTCGCCGGGCGTCTCGGCCTCGGCGGCCTTGGCGATCGGCTCCGCGTCGACCTGGGCCGGCTCCACGCCGACCGGCTGCTCGGCGTTGGCCGGGAGCACGGTGCTGGTGCCGGTACGGGTCGCCGCCACTTCCACCTGCGGCGCCTCGGCCTGGCCGAAGAGGCGCGGCAGGGTCGCGCCGTGCGCCTCGCGCAGCTCGTCCAGGCCGATCCGGAACTGGCCGCGCACCTCCAGCGCGCCGCCGGTCGGGTCGGTGACGCCGATGAACTCCCACGGCACGCCGTGCTCGCCGCAGAGGGCGGTGAACGCCTTCTCGTGCCCGCGCGGCACCGACACCAGCACCCGGCCGGCCGACTCGCTGAACAGGAAGACGAACGGCATCGAGCCCTCGGCGAAGTGCTCCGGCAGCGCGATCTGCGCGCCGACGCCACGACGCAGGGTGGACTCGACCAGGCTCTGCGCCAGGCCGCCGTCGGAGAGGTCGTGCGCCGAGCTGACGTGCCCGACCCGGGCCGCCTCGGCCAGCAGCTCGCCGAGCTGCCGCTCCCGGGCCAGGTCGACCTGCGGCGGGATGCCGCCGAGGTGCTCGTGGGTCACCCAGGCCCACTCGGAACCGGACAGCTCGACGTGCGTCTCGCCCAGCAGGAAGAGCTGGTCGTGGTCGCCGGCCGGCCGCGGCTCGAAGCCCATCGGCACCCGCTGGGCGACGTCGTCGAGCACGCCCAGCACGCCGACCACCGGGGTGGGGTGGATGGCCGCGGCGCCGGTCTGGTTGTAGAAGCTGACGTTGCCGCCGGTGACCGGGATCCCCAGCTCCAGGCAGCCGTCGGCCAGGCCGCGAACGGCCTCGGCGAACTGCCACATGACGCCCGGGTCCTCCGGCGAGCCGAAGTTCAGGCAGTTGGTCACCGCGATCGGCTTCGCGCCGGTCACGGCCACGTTCCGGTACGCCTCGGCGAGCGCCAGCTTCGTCCCGTGGTACGGGTCGAGGCGGGCGTACCGGCCGTTGCCGTCGACGGAGAGGGCGACGCCCAGGCCGCTCCGCTCGTCGATCCGGATCACGCCGGAGTCCTCCGGCTGGGCGAGCACGGTGTTGCCCAGCACGTACCGGTCGTACTGCTCGGTCACCCAGGTCTTGTCGGCCAGGTTCGGCGAGGCGATCATGCGGAGCACGGTCTCCCGGAGCGCGTCCGGGGTGCTCGGCCGGGGCAGCGTCTCGGCCCGGTCGGCCTGGAGCAGGATCAGGTCGGCCGGCTCCCGCATCGGGCGGGCGTAGACCGGGCCGTCGTCCACCAGCGAGCCCGGGGGCACGTCGACCACGAGCTGGTCGCGCCAGGTGATGACCAGGCGGCCCGGACGGCCGTCCGGCGAGGGCGCGGTGACCTCGCCGATGGCGGTGGCCCAGACGCCCCACTTCTCGGCGGTCTTGAGCACCGCCTCCAGCTTCTCCGGCGTGACGACCAGCAGCATCCGCTCCTGGGACTCGCTGGCCAGGATCTCGTGCGGCTCCATCGAGGGCTCGCGCAGCGGGACCCGCTCCAGCCAGACCCGCATGCCGGTGCCGGCGGAGGCGGCGGTCTCGGTCAGCGCGCAGGTCAGGCCGGCACCGCCGAGGTCCTGGATGCCGACGACCAGTTCGGCGTCGTACAGCTCCAGGCACGCCTCGATGAGCAGCTTCTCCATGAACGGGTCGCCCACCTGCACGGACGGGCGGCGCTGCTCGCTGCCCTCGTCGAAGGTGGCGCTGGCCAGCACGGACACGCCGCCGATGCCGTCGCGGCCGGTCTTGGCGCCCATCAGCACCACGACGTTGCCGGGGCCGGTGGCGTCCTTCTTCTGCAGCCGGTCGACCGGCAGCACGCCGAGGCAGAGCGCGTTGACCAGCGGGTTGCCCTGGTAGCAGGGGTCGAAGACCACCTCGCCGCCGATGTTGGGCAGGCCGAGGCAGTTGCCGTAGCCGCCGACGCCGGCCACCACGCCGGGCAGCACGCGCGCGGTGTCCGGGTGGTCGGCCGCGCCGAAACGCAGCGGGTCCATCACGGCCACCGGGCGGGCGCCCATGGCGAGGATGTCGCGGACGATGCCGCCGACGCCGGTCGCCGCGCCCTGGTACGGCTCGACGAAGCTCGGGTGGTTGTGCGACTCGACCTTGAAGGTCACGGCCAGCTCGTCGGAGACCCGGACCACGCCGGCGTTCTCCCCGATGCCGGCGAGCAGCCGGTCGCTCGGCGGGGCCTTCTCGCCGAACTGGCGCAGGTGCACCTTGCTCGACTTGTAGGAGCAGTGCTCGCTCCACATGATCGAATACATGGCCAGCTCGGCCTGGGTGGGCCGGCGGCCGAGGATGTGCCGGATCCGGTCGTACTCGTCGTCGCGGAGGCCCAGCTCGGCGTACGGCTGGAGTTCCTCCGGCGAGCCACCGGCGCGCTGCACGGTGTCCACGCCCAGCGCCCAGTCGTCGGTCGGGCCGGTCTGCGGCACCACGCTCTGCGCCTGGCGCAGGGCCGGCTCCGGATGGGTGGTCATGACGTCTCCTTGCTGCGCTCGCCGCCGGCGCGGCGGGTGAGCCGACCGATGGTCCCGGCCACGATCACGCCGGCGCTCCCACCAGGTGCTTGAGCACCGAGGTGAAGAAGCCGAGGCCGTCCAGGGAGGGGCCGGTGAGCGCCTCCACCGCGTGCTCGGGATGCGGCATGATGCCGACGACGTTGCCGGCCTCGTTGGTGATCGCGGCGATGTCACGCTGCGAACCGTTGGGGTTGCCGCCCAGGTAGCGGGCGACGACGCGACCCTCGCCCTCCAGCCGGTCCAGCGTGGCCGGGTCGGCGACGTAGCAGCCCTCGCCGTTCTTGACCGGGACGAGCACCTCCTGGCCCGGCTGGAACGCGTTGGTCCAGGCGGTGCCGGTGGCCTCGATCCGCAGGACCTGGTCGCGGTTGCGGAAGTGCAGGTGCTGGTTGCGGGTGAGCGCCCCGGGCAACAGGTGGGCCTCGCAGAGGATCTGGAAGCCGTTGCAGATGCCCAGCACCGGCAGGCCGCCGCGGGCGGCCTCGACGACCGTCTCCATCACCGGGGCGAACCGGGCGATGGCGCCGCAGCGCAGGTAGTCGCCGTAGGAGAAACCACCGGGCAGGACGACGGCGTCCACCCCGTGCAGGTCCGGGTCGCCGTGCCAGAGCCGGACCGGCTCGGCGCCGGCGATGCGCACGGCCCGGGCCGCGTCCCCGTCGTCGAGCGAGCCGGGGAAGGTCACCACACCGACCCGGGCGGTCACGACGGCGCGCCCGCGGTCTCGTCGGTGACCACGCGGACGGTGAAGTCCTCGATGACCGGGTTGGCGAGCAGCTTGTCGGCGATCTCGCGGGCCCGGTCGAGGTCCGGTTCGCCGGTGAACTCGATCTCGATCCGCCTGCCGATCCGGACCGAGGCGACGTCACTGACGCCGAGCCGGGGCAGCGCGTTTGCGACGGCCTGGCCCTGCGGATCGAGGATCTCGGGCTTGAGCATGACGTCGACGACGACGCGAGGCACTGGGCACTCCTGACTGTGTACGCAGTTGGGTGCCGGCCCACAAACGGCCGAGCGCAGCCAGCCTACCTGGCAGATACCGTCCCGCCCGCACCGGCCGGTCCGGTTCGGGCGATCATCCGCGGCGGCTGCGGCGCGTGTCCGTGACCGTTGCGCGTTCGTTGCGGCGTCGATACGTAAACGTTGCGCGCCGAGCCGGCCACCTATCGCCCGCAACGGGTCTCACCAGGCATTTTGCCCTGTCGGGCGGGGCGGCGCGACCGGTTTCCGACAGCGCCCCGCCACGCCGCGCGGCGCACCTCACATGATCGATGCATCTCGATTGACATCTTGTGACGCGACCCGCCACGCCCGTAGCATGCATCGTCAGACATCGATGTTAGTGATCGACGTCCCCCGCTGGTTCACCCCGCCCGGCGGGTCCTGATCCACCCGGTGACCCCGGGTGTCCGCGCAGAAGGAGCCCCGACCATGCGCCTCCGTTCCCTGCTCGCCGTGCTGACCACCACGCTGGCCGGCGTGCTGGCCACCGCAACCGGCGCCGGCGCCGCACCGGCCGGCCCGCAGCCGATCATCGGCGGCGGCACCGTCTCGTCCGCGCCGTGGGCCGCGGCCGTCTTCAGCAACGGCTCGTTCACCTGCTCCGGCAGCGTGATCGCGTCCCAGTGGGTGCTCACCGCCCGGCACTGCGTCAGCGGCACCATGTCGGTACGGGTCGGCAGCGTCTACTACGCCTCGGGCGGGGTCACCCGCACGGTGAGCGCCTCCTACACCCGCAACGACCTGGCCCTGCTCCGGCTCTCCAGCACGGTCAGCGCCTCCGCCGTGTCGCTGGCCAGCAGCAACCCGCCGGTCGGCTCCACCAACTCGATCTACGGCTGGGGCATGACCTGCTACAGCGGCTGCGGCGCGTCGCCCCAGCTCAAGACCGCCAACGTCCGGGTGACCAGCACCAGCGCCACCGACGCGTACGGCGGCCAGGCGATCCGGAGCACCCGGGTCACCGGCAACGCCTGGCGCGGCGACTCGGGCGGCCCGGAGTTCTACAACGGCCAGCAGGTCGGCGTGGCCTCCACGGCCGACGGGTCCAGCATCCAGAACTACGGCAGCGTCGCGTACAACCGGTCCTGGATCACCTCGGTGGCCGGTGTCTGACGCTTTCCACCGGGTGCGGCGCGGATGGGTCGGGAGTCGCCCGGCCGTCCGCGCCGCGCAGTTTCGCAGCATCCGATCAGCTGCACACGGCACCCGAACCACCTCCGCCGGTGACTGACAGCATCGGAACCGTGCTGGTCGTGACGACGGATCAACTGCCCGGCTACGAGATCCGCCAGATCCTCGGCGAAGTGGTCTCCTCGATGGCGAGGACCCGCAACCCGTACCGCGAGGGGGTCAAGAACCTGCGCGGTGGCGCCTACGACCCGATGGCGCCGGACAACCTCACCCGGTGGCGTACCGACTCGGTCGCCCGCCTGGGTGAGGAGGCGCAGCGGCTCGGCGCGAACGCGGTGATCGGTATGCGCTTCGACAGCCGCGACTGCGGCGAGATGTGGATGGAGATCTGCGCCTACGGCACCGCGGTGATCGTCGCGCCGAAGACGCCCGACGTGATGCCGCCGGACCAGCCGATGATCGCCGCCGAGACCGCCCACGACCCGGAGATCGCCACCGCCCCCGGCGGCATCGCCGAACCGGCCAGCGCCCCCAACCTGAGTTCGGCGGCCGAAACCCCCACCGGCCCCTGACCCCCTCACCCGCCCCGCCGCCCTCGCTGTTGATCATGAAGTTAGCGGCACCAATGGAGATCGAATATGCCGCCAACTTCATGATCGACGAAGAAGGGCTCGGGGTCAGAGGATGGGGGTGGGGAGTAGGTGGCGGCCTCGGGGTGGGTTTCCACGATTCTGGTGATTCTTGCGGTCAACCGGTTGACCTGGTCGTCGGCGGCGCCGGTGAAGGTGTTGCGGTCGGCGACGAGGGCGTCGATCTCGGGGCGGGTCAGGTTCAGGCGGCCGTCGGCGGCGAGGCGGTCGAACAGGTCGTTCTCGGCCGCGCCCTTCTCCCGCATGGCCAGCGCCACCGCGACCGCGTGCTCCTTGATCACCTCGTGCGCCACCTCCCGGCCCACGCCCCGGCGGACGGCGGCGACCAGGATCTTCGTGGTGGCCAGGAACGGCAGGAAGCGCTCCAGCTCCCGGTTGATCACCGCCGGGTACGGGCCGAACTCGTCCAGCACGGTGAGGAACGTCTGGAACAGGCCGTCGGCGGCGAAGAACGCGTCCGGCAGCGCCACCCGGCGCACCACCGAGCAGGAGACGTCACCCTCGTTCCACTGGTCGCCGGCCAGCTCGCCGACCATCGACAGGTAACCCCGGATGATCACCGCGAAGCCGTTCACCCGCTCCGAGGACCGGGTGTTCATCTTGTGCGGCATCGCGCTGGACCCGACCTGCCCCGGCTTGAAGCCCTCGGTGACCAGCTCCTGACCGACCATCAGCCGGATCGTGGTGGCCAGCGACGACGGCGCGGCGGCCACCTGGGCCAGCGCGGAGAGCACGTCGAAGTCCAGCGAACGCGGGTAGACCTGCCCGACGCTGTCCAGCACCCGGGCGAACCCCAGGTGCCCGGCCACCCGGCGCTCCAGCTCGGCCACCTTGCCGGCGTCGCCGTCGAAGAGGTCGAGCTGGTCGGCGGCGGTGCCCACCGGCCCCTTGATCCCGCGCAGCGGGTAGCGGCCGATCAGGTCCTCCAGCCGCTCGTACGCGATCAGCAGCTCCTCCGCGGCCGACGCGAAGCGCTTGCCCAGCGTGGTGGCCTGCGCGGCCACGTTGTGCGACCGACCGGTCATCACCAGCGCGGAGTATTCGCCCGCGTGCCAGCCCAGCCGGGCCAGCGTGGCGACCACCCGGTCCCGGATCAGCTCCAGCGACGCCCGGACCTGGAGCTGCTCGACGTTCTCGGTCAGGTCGCGGGAGGTCATCCCCTTGTGCACGTGCTCGTGCCCGGCGAGCGCGCTGAACTCCTCGATCCGGGCCTTCACGTCGTGCCGGGTGACCCGCTCCCGGGCCGCGATCGAGGCCAGGTCGACGTCGTCGACCACCCGCTCGTACGCCTCGACCACCCCGTCCGGCACCGGCACACCGAGGTCGCGCTGGGCCCGGAGCACGGCCAGCCAGAGTCGGCGCTCCATCCGGACCTTCTCCTCCGGTGACCAGAGGGCGACCAGCTCGGGCGAGGCGTACCGGTTGGCGAGCACGTTCGGGATCGTCGTCACGTACCTCAGTCTTTCATGACGTCCGCGCACGCCTCGGCGACGCCGGCGCCCGGTCCGGCCCATGGGAGGGCCGGACCGGGAACACCGTCAGCCCAGCCGGATCGCCGGGTCCAGCGCGACCCCGGCCATCTCCTCGGCCGTCAGCAGGTGCCGGTCGCTGGACGAGTGCGTCTGCACGGTCACCCGGGTGCCGTCGGCCCGCTTGACCATCACGAACCGGCTGACGATCCGCTCGGGCGCCGATCCGGCCCGGCGCACGCCCTCCACGTCGAAGGCCACCACCTGTTCTCCCCTCGGGCCGGTGAAGGATCGGCACTTGACCATGCCGGGGGTGCACTCGTCCGGGCCCGCCGTCTGGCCGGGACGTACCCTGCCCACGTAGGCGGCCAGGTATGACCGGACGTCGCCGCGCGCCGCGACACCCACGCCGAACCAACCGGTCATGGAGATCCACTCGAACCTGCTCACCGCGAACTGCGGGGCGTCGGTGACCGGGCCGTCCCAGGTCCTCATGTCGGTGACCGGCCCGGCACCCCGCACCCACCGCAGGTCGGGGGCCTCCCGGTCGAGCGCGGCCAGCATCGCCTCGCGTAGCCGCTCCGGCTGGGTCCGGGCGGCGGCGGACGCGGCCGAGTAGGCGGGCGCCGGGACGTCGGACCCGCTCGGCCGCACGGCCACCCCGACGCCGAGCGCCAGCGCCAGCACCGCGGTCGTCGAGGCGTACGCCCCCACGCGCCACCGTCGACGGCCCTCCCGCGCCATCAGGGTGTCCACGTCCACTGCCGTCGGCGGCGCGTCGCCGATCGCCTCGTCGAAGATCTGCCGGTACGTCATCTCTACCTCCCGCTGTCCAGTGCCGAATGGTGCGAGGCGAGCAGCCGCAGCGTCTCCAGCGCACGGGCGGACTGACTCTTCACGGTCCCGGTGCTGACACCCAGAATCTGCGCGGTCTCCTCGACCGACAGGTCGCAGTAGAAGCGGAGCACCACGACCGCCCGCCGTCTCGGCGTGAGCCGGCCCAGCAGCTCCAGCAGCATCTCCCGCTCACCGACCGCCGGCTCCCCGACCGCCAGGTCCGCCCGGTCCGGCACCTCGCCGGTGCTGCGCTCGCGCCGCCACGGCCGGCGCCGCTCGTCCAGCCAGGCGTTGGTGAGCATTCCCCGGACGTACGCGTCGAGGTTGTCCGCGCCGAGCGCGCGCCGCCAGTTGCGGTACAGCTTGCTCAGCGTGATCGACACCAGGTCGTCCGCCGTGTGCCAGTCCCGGCAGAGCAGGTACGCCGTCCGTCGCAGCGGATCCAGCCGGGTGGACACGTACGCCCGGAACTCGTCCTCGTCCGCCCTGCTCACCGGCGCTCGCCGTTCCCTCGCGTCATGCCCAGGGGACGTAACCGGGCCCCGGTCGGGTTGCTCGCCTCACGGCGATGTCCCA encodes:
- the purQ gene encoding phosphoribosylformylglycinamidine synthase subunit PurQ, with the translated sequence MTARVGVVTFPGSLDDGDAARAVRIAGAEPVRLWHGDPDLHGVDAVVLPGGFSYGDYLRCGAIARFAPVMETVVEAARGGLPVLGICNGFQILCEAHLLPGALTRNQHLHFRNRDQVLRIEATGTAWTNAFQPGQEVLVPVKNGEGCYVADPATLDRLEGEGRVVARYLGGNPNGSQRDIAAITNEAGNVVGIMPHPEHAVEALTGPSLDGLGFFTSVLKHLVGAPA
- a CDS encoding S1 family peptidase, with the protein product MRLRSLLAVLTTTLAGVLATATGAGAAPAGPQPIIGGGTVSSAPWAAAVFSNGSFTCSGSVIASQWVLTARHCVSGTMSVRVGSVYYASGGVTRTVSASYTRNDLALLRLSSTVSASAVSLASSNPPVGSTNSIYGWGMTCYSGCGASPQLKTANVRVTSTSATDAYGGQAIRSTRVTGNAWRGDSGGPEFYNGQQVGVASTADGSSIQNYGSVAYNRSWITSVAGV
- a CDS encoding SigE family RNA polymerase sigma factor; protein product: MSRADEDEFRAYVSTRLDPLRRTAYLLCRDWHTADDLVSITLSKLYRNWRRALGADNLDAYVRGMLTNAWLDERRRPWRRERSTGEVPDRADLAVGEPAVGEREMLLELLGRLTPRRRAVVVLRFYCDLSVEETAQILGVSTGTVKSQSARALETLRLLASHHSALDSGR
- the purS gene encoding phosphoribosylformylglycinamidine synthase subunit PurS; the encoded protein is MPRVVVDVMLKPEILDPQGQAVANALPRLGVSDVASVRIGRRIEIEFTGEPDLDRAREIADKLLANPVIEDFTVRVVTDETAGAPS
- a CDS encoding 2-phosphosulfolactate phosphatase, yielding MAVFAQPGAGARFDWGLTGAAELGRVCAALVVVDVLSFTTAVEVAVSRGSRVHPFPWGEQAAEYARRVGAVAAVGRRQTTPEHPWSLSPAALRTAPVVADLVLPSPNGSAISAAASATGIPVVAACLRNARAVGRWLRHQGYGTTDAPVGVVAAGERWPDGSLRPCVEDQLGAACVLDALAGVPGGLSVESAMALAALASTPDVPAAVRGCVSGRELTEGGFADDVAIAVEVGTSDVVPVLRQGYFTAA
- the purL gene encoding phosphoribosylformylglycinamidine synthase subunit PurL; the encoded protein is MTTHPEPALRQAQSVVPQTGPTDDWALGVDTVQRAGGSPEELQPYAELGLRDDEYDRIRHILGRRPTQAELAMYSIMWSEHCSYKSSKVHLRQFGEKAPPSDRLLAGIGENAGVVRVSDELAVTFKVESHNHPSFVEPYQGAATGVGGIVRDILAMGARPVAVMDPLRFGAADHPDTARVLPGVVAGVGGYGNCLGLPNIGGEVVFDPCYQGNPLVNALCLGVLPVDRLQKKDATGPGNVVVLMGAKTGRDGIGGVSVLASATFDEGSEQRRPSVQVGDPFMEKLLIEACLELYDAELVVGIQDLGGAGLTCALTETAASAGTGMRVWLERVPLREPSMEPHEILASESQERMLLVVTPEKLEAVLKTAEKWGVWATAIGEVTAPSPDGRPGRLVITWRDQLVVDVPPGSLVDDGPVYARPMREPADLILLQADRAETLPRPSTPDALRETVLRMIASPNLADKTWVTEQYDRYVLGNTVLAQPEDSGVIRIDERSGLGVALSVDGNGRYARLDPYHGTKLALAEAYRNVAVTGAKPIAVTNCLNFGSPEDPGVMWQFAEAVRGLADGCLELGIPVTGGNVSFYNQTGAAAIHPTPVVGVLGVLDDVAQRVPMGFEPRPAGDHDQLFLLGETHVELSGSEWAWVTHEHLGGIPPQVDLARERQLGELLAEAARVGHVSSAHDLSDGGLAQSLVESTLRRGVGAQIALPEHFAEGSMPFVFLFSESAGRVLVSVPRGHEKAFTALCGEHGVPWEFIGVTDPTGGALEVRGQFRIGLDELREAHGATLPRLFGQAEAPQVEVAATRTGTSTVLPANAEQPVGVEPAQVDAEPIAKAAEAETPGDRVRPDAEPAPARSAATTEDGSAEPTRATGRTDAARGAAGAEAEPTGPASGGSASTPAGPAPARAEVTPTESPSDPAEAATAPDDTRTASGEPDQRPAPDQR